The Scleropages formosus chromosome 3, fSclFor1.1, whole genome shotgun sequence genome contains the following window.
ACTTTCTAAACTGTCTGAAGCCAGCCCTAACCCTGCACTGTCCACAGTTTGGCACCCGTGGGATAAGACAAGGCAAATGGCAGAGCATTGTTGTACCATTATGCTTCTCACACTGTACAGTGCTAGGAAGGTGAATACTCAGAAGAAACTTGTCTGACATGTGTAGAACTTACTGAGTTCACTCATTGCCTGGTGACCCCTAGAGACAGTCATGATGACTGGCATAAGGATTATGTCTTTACTGTGCACAAGTCAAAGCATTGATTCCTCCTGGCTAAAATGACAAGTAATACAAATACAAGAAAAGAGCAGTTTCTAGCACCACATGGTACCTATGCACACAATGCCATTAAAGCAAAAGCAAGTTacagaaagcagaaacaaagCTTGCTGCAGGGAGGGGGAGGCAGAAGACAAACGACttaaaactggggaaaaaattgaaaacaaatgcTGTGAACTGTATTGAGGCCCCTCTCAGGGTGTCCCTTTTTTAAACCGAAACAAGAAAAACTATTCCCACATTACATGAAATAAGTTATTCAATAGAAGCAAAAGTACTCTGGAGAATAAGCAAAATATGTCTAAGGGATACCAAAAACCAAGGTATCGTCAATGATGGCATGATTCAAACACTGAGTGCATTTCAAACTGACTTTATGCCGTTACAACCAAGTCCAGATGCACTTGTCTTTGCAGagttgagattttttttcccctgagtTCGGGAGGCATTTGTTCCTAAGGTCCAGCTTTCTAGGGGTTTTCATGCCGCGAAGTGTTCTGCACACCATTTCAGTTGTACACCATCAGTTGGTAATCTCATTGAGGTTCTCCTAGCTCCTGTGCCTTGGCAGCAGGACCCTAAAAACTGCTACAAACATCCTGTTGTCTGCGCAGCACTCGAAGCTTGTGGCATCAAAACCTCAAGTTCCCCTTTTCCAAACGAATTTTATCCACAGAACAAGGGTGCCACACTTGCAGAAGCCTTGCTTCGTTTTAATAAGAAACCCCACATTAGACATCTTAAGTTGTATGGACTAGCAGATGTtcaaaatatgtgtgtgtgaatcacacacacacacacacacacacacacacacacacactttcagaaccgcttgtcccttacggggtcacggggaaccggagcctacccggcaacacagggcgtaaggccggagggggaggggacacacccaggacgggacgccagtccatcgcaaggcaccccaagcgggactcgaaccccagacccaccggagagcaggactgcggtccaacccactgcgccgtgTGTGAATCAATTGTCTGTAATTATATATGCCCGAAGCTACATGTTGCCAGAGAAAACactgcattgttttcactgccagctgatgttttctccaGACCACCTTGCTCTGGAGATGCAGCTTCCCACACTACATTGTCATAGTTGGCCAAGTATCTGCACTGAGTTTGACCAACAAAAATGCCTGGGTACTGGGATACAAGCATGTACAACTGGATAGCAGTGGTTTAAAACTCAACTAAAGCAGAACTGCTTGCCATTAACTCTAAACAGAGCATATTTCCTTACACACTGCAGAGCAAAAGAAAGAATTAATGCGACTTTACAAGCTCCTCTCAACACCAAAATTTTGCAAGTCCCTCCCTGTACTGAGCCCCTACAGTCCCACAAACTGGGAGAAATACAACCTTAAGTCCTGGAATGTCTGTGGGTATGACTCAGTTTTACTCAAGGTCTGCATCATGTGTCCAAATCCAACCCAGATCTTAAGGGAGTCCAGAGGCCTTGCTAAATCCTAAGACGTCTTCAACTATTGTGTGTCACTGTACTTGGCATTCCAAAGGAACTCCACAGAGTGTCCTGCAGGTATAAAGTGGCCATGGCTGGAGACTGGAAAACATAGATTTGACTCAAGTCAGACAGCTGACACTGACAAGGACAAAGTTGTGAAAGTCCTCTTTTTGATCTAATAGCTAGTTTCTCATTCTGCACCACACCAGCTATGCTctcagaggtgtgtgtgtgtgtgggaagtcAGTTCCAGTTGAAGCAGCACAAACTCCCATCAAACCACCAGGGCAATGAAGGCACCTTGTTTCCAGTAAAAGCCCATAAACACCCTTCAAACCGAACAGTGCACTGTAAACAAGTACAAAGCCTTGTACTTTGAAGGAACAGGCATTGAGGTCCTCACAACATCACAGTACCACCATGGTTTAATCTTCAACAATAAACAAGCTGGtcagcattttcttcagtgtaGTTCCATGTCCTCCCATATCAGTATTTTTGTTACAAGGAGAAAAATTTGTCAAGCAGCACAATCTTTACAAATTTGTTCCATGCCATCTTATTCTCAGCAAGTTCCATGCATTGGCCACAAGTACACTGAAAAGCTGAACTGGAATTTCTAGATCAATTATTTTCCAATGCATGTATAAGCTGGACAACATGTATATAGGCAAAAGTTAACCAAAAAGCAGTTTTGCTCACTACACATCTAAGAGTTGGACTGCAGCTTTCGCATCCATTTGTAATACTTCTGAAATCTGTCTCAGGGGAAAGCGGCATTATAAAATGGAAAGGCGATGCCTCACGATTTTTGTACTTGAATCTGTAATGCATCTGCCTTCCAGGGGATAGTGGAAACTTTATACAAGATGTCtctttaataaagtttcattcccCCTCCCTAAAGTATTCACCAGTTTGTGTGGTTCCTTTCAGTCATGCATGTTTGACAGGCATACATGAAGGATTATACCTGTAATAGAAATATATTTCACCATTTTATCACTATTTAGTAATCAGGTCACAGCCAAGTCCTGAGAGAGTGACACTGCATGTCTTGGCATGTCCTTCACATCAGGGTGAATGTCTGAATAAACGGGAGAACAAATTACTCAAAAGTGAACTCAATGAGTTCCTTCCCAAAGTTCCTCTAAACAAACATCTGGAAGCAATACATGAGGGAGGAGAAAAATAGCCACACAACTTTATTATCCAACAGCCTTATCAAACTTGGTTCACTTCTGCACAACATCTTAACCTTTGTGGAGCTCCATAACTCCTCTGTGAAATCTGGTACCCACAGCAGAAAGCAGACTAAAGCTATGGAGTGGCTATGACTTGTGGACATGGATTAGATGTCCAGTCTCCAGAGGTCCATGCTACATATCTGGAAAGCATTTCTATTTAAGATATGGAGTCCCCCTCCCTATATTTTCCAAGCGCTTGCCTTGCCAGTGCATGTCCCTTAATCTCCAGTGCCATCCAGTATATGAGGAAGTATGCTTTTAAAGATCCCATGCGGTGGGGTCAAAATATCAGCAATGCCAGTCAGATCCCCTTTCCTGGGTTGCCACAGTAGATATGACAATTGCACAGATACCGCTACAACAAGCAGATCAAGGCCAAGTGCCTGAGAAAGAACCCCCtgccacacacatgcacaattgTTGACTCAGCTTtcattataatgtattatttacagTGACATAACTTGAATTCATAGTGACAGCTAGTGCTGGGGTTACTTGTGTGACAGGTAAGTGACCTGCATGGCATGTACGGAACACAAGTTGAAAGAAATGAAGATGATGGGACCTCTTTTGtgtgacagtgacacacacacacacacacacacacacacacacacacacacacacaatcttaaTGTAAGAGAAAGAAATTCTATCAGACTCAGAGAAGTGCAGCGTGTCACCTATCCGTCGACAAACACCCCAATTAAGCCGCTGTAGTGTAAATCCTGGAGACCATGGCAAATGCACCACAAGATTACTACAGTAACTAGAGTAAGTAAAGCACAGCAGACTGAAGTGTCTAAAAAACGAATTACGATAAACAGCGTAAAAAAAATGTCCTAAGTAAAGCAATTCACGGAATTTCGGTTCCAGGATTTCCCAGccatatgcatttttaaattatatttacaggAATTCACACTGTCGGTACGTACAGTCCGCAGCGAAGGCGTTTCTCTTTGCTTCCCACGGACGTGCCATTGCCACGCGTTGGTTACGCGGCCCCTAAGGCTTAGTTCCGCATCgttaagtatgttttttttcagtatttttttgacCGAAAAGCTGCAAGTCGCACCCaatattgctgttattataaGTAGCGCGTCGATTGTTTTATCAGTGCGACGATGTATCACCTAGCGCGTGCAGAAGCGCCGCTGGACCCCCCGCGACGTTAGTGACAGCTGCGCCTCGGCTGTCGCCGCTCGACATCCGCGTCCTTTTTTTCTCACAAGTCAGTAACTTGACTAGTGCCACACACGTTCATACACGAGCGgcacacactgcagtgcagcCGGGGGCGACCGCCGCATCCTTCCGTCACAAACAAAGCGAAGGCCGCCGAAATgcccccagctgcccctgccATCGCATCGGTCCTCTATCCATCCATcgctcgctgtgtgtgtgttacaacaCCGAGTAGCAGCCTACGGCTAGCGGGCAGAACGCAGGGCTATGTGTGCACATTTGTGATTTGAAACATCAACATATCGCATGCAACTCTCtaagcaaagacaaaagaatACGGCGAATTAATGTAACATTATACTATAGCGGTTTGGCAGCGGACGAAcggcagcagcaggcagcgaaGCGGCACCGCTGCACGCGACGCGGGACGAGCGCTACAAACGGCCCAGGGTTCAAATGTCGAGCGCAGATGGAAGTTCCCCACGTGTAAACTTTGGTTCCGCGAGAAATGCTATTTGTTTGGCGAAAGTGGCTCATTTACCTGTGCTTGGTCCTAAATGCGCCGGGGACACACGTTCGCGGGGCCGCTGTAGGTCGGACGCGGGTTCTAGCACTGAGAGCCGTTGCATCAGCCCCTTTATATACGATCGCAGCCTGGGAGGGCTCGGGAATGCGGAACATTGTGCAGTTAGACGTAAGCAGGGATGTAAAAATACGGAGAGTGAGGCAGGTCTGTTTCGCTCCGCCCCTAGCAACgcaaaaacacaacagagcGCGGGAGCGCGCCTGGAAAACACGTGAACGGCTGCGAGATAAACACACGCGGCTTGTTTTGCTGTAGCCGCGCAGAAAGAAACTCGCCACTTTCAGGGAAAGTGATCCCaatcaaaggaaagaaatggaGTCAAAATAGGAAACCTTTCTTTTTGGCTTTCCTTTACGAGGCGCGACTCGCATAGAGACGGAATCAATGTTATTTCATGAATTAAAATATCATGTGTGAAAAACGTTGGAAGAGGTTAAATTTAGGTCTTTAGCTACAAGAAGTACAAAATTCCGTAACTTTTTTCATCTCCGAGAGCCCTGCGCGCTAAATCTCCTCTGCGAGAGGCCCGTTTCGCTGGACTTCTTCTTGGCAAATTTATTCATACCTGGAACATGTGTGTGACATGTCATGTCTGCACGTTACATGTGTGTTGCCTAcaacactgactgtgtgtggtCGTCCGGTTCTGCTCCCTCACAAGTTACTCCAGAGGGTAGGAACCACAACGGGTTCTGTCAGGCCCTCATTCAAAGGATCCCCTATATATAGCATAGGAAGGATATCTGAGGACATCATGATGATATGACCCTGTTTCCAAAATCAGCATAACAAAATAACAGTTACTGCATCTAAGCTAAACACATTGCTGTTTCTCCTAGTGACCACTGcttccatctgtttttttttttatagaactCCATGCAGAGGCTACACGCACATCAAGTTTCTTGTGTATTCTTCCATCGTTTTGTGCAAACATGCAAGGTATGTATTTTGTCCACAGGGCATTTCCTAGTGAGGCAAGCAATGGGGAAAACGTAGCACCAATAGTTTTCACAAGTGACTTCAGTTTTATTCTTGTCAGTGAAATACTGAACCTTTTTTTCCTTGTATTATGTAATGTATGTATACGTATTTGTAGTGTTTCGATGTGTGGTTCCTGTTCGcgtttcagtgtttgtttttcccctttgaCTTGGGTTATGTCTGCATTTATGCATGGCTGTGCTGAATCAGCAGGAGGAATTACCAAGTACATTTTTTCAGACGTTTTTTTTTAGGTCTTCTCATTATTGAGTAATAAAAGATATACAGAAACCGGGGTGTGACAGTTGTTTCAGAGGTATGGAGAGACTGGAGGTTTGGAGCTCTCCATTAACAAGCTAACGTCTCatagtatgattttttttgtgaccAATTAGTGTAAACTCTGTTGAATGTGATGTTGCATGTCAGCAACTCTGTTCTTATTTGGTATCCATGGACTCACTTTTACTCCTTCTGACAGAGATGTAGCAGCACAGCCACAAGAACCATTTCCTTTTCTATCTGCTTCCATtgctttagtttattttaaattgagtGTACTGAGCATGTGAAAGTTAAGTTCAAGTCCTAAATAACAAATCCCAGCTGTCAATGggtttaaatggaaaatataaaatattttaaaatagattaTAATGATCTGCATTTATGGATTATTATAACTATTGTTcagttcatttattattatcatcatcatcattattattattattattattattggtcgggggcgcggtggcgcagtgggttggaccgggtcctgtgttgccgggtaggctccggctctccgcgaccccgtatgggacaagcggttcagaaagtgtgtgtgtgtgtgtgtgtgtgtgtgtgtgtgtgtgtgtgtgtgtgtgtgtattattattattattacatgaaCAGACAAAGCATCCAGCTGTTAAGAGGAATGTAGGATACACCACTGTGTTTATCTTCCTCCTTTTGCTCAAATCTGCAAGTGACCACAGTATTTTCTGTAGTTTAGACTCCTCTAAGACATCCTTATACTCACAAGGTGATGATTCACCACTCTTCAGGAATGAGCACTGATGGTGTTATCAGTGCATGTCCTTGGCCATCTTTGCTGCTACTGCTTAACTGGGAAAACATGGTTACCGAACCAGACCCTTTCTAAAATATATTGGAGTTTGTTGGAGATTCTAAATATATTCAACTTTTATTTATGGCCAGTTTCCTGTGCATCTCCATACCGCTTGTTCTAAACATAGATGACATCCTTGGAGAGTAATTCCTTGGCTCAAGAAAAGCAACTGCAGTGAATAGACTAAGCAATGTTGTGTAGGGTCTTTAGTTAGGTAGGtaaattttcattcatcagAGTTGGATTCTTCCTTTACCCTGAGTATGACTAAAATATCAATGACCAAAGATATGATCAGTTCAGACTTTAAAGACAAGCATATTTTTCTCTatccaacaaaaaaatgaacaaaaattcaACACAGATTATTGTAGATTCACATTCCATGCTctcaaagtttaaaaattatactgtacctttgtaaaaatgtattcattgatTCATgcacacaaatgtaaataaatgtaaatgtcatgcatGCTTCTCACTGGCAATACAATAGGAACAGTCACTTATTTGTGTTATGCTCATCTAAAATCTATTttttacatgcacacacacgcatatgtatgtgtgtatatatatatatatatatatatatgtatatacacacagtgcCTTCAGGAAGTATTCATATACCTctactttttccacactgcGGTGGACTTATTTCAAAATGGACTGAATTGATTTTGGCCAGCAATTAACTCACAATTACCCATAAGGCAAAGTGAAAGCATAAGGCATAGTGATAGCATATTTTTAggaatttttgcaaatttattaaaaataaaattaaatgtccCATTATCTCCTTTGTACACTTTTCACATTGTGATGCttcaacaataaaattaaaagggTGTTTAAATCATACAGTATTTCACCACAGatcatatttttaacttttcagtGTGGCAgctatttcattcatttatttacaatgaATGATCTCTTCTACAATGCAGTTTCACAGAGGTCTGGAAAATAACCTGTAAGCACTTGGCACAAggagggtacatcctggatggggtGGCAGGGTGTTAACAGGtgtattaaataataatgctgATACTGACTGTTTCCTGTTTAGGTGATTTTTAATTGGGGGTCTTTAAATTTCACTGTTATGTTTTTCCTGGGTATTTATTTGGATGTCATACCTAATTCGTAGTTACCTCTTTCCAGTACGCAACACATCAAAGATTTGTGGCCATTcaataattacacaaaatatttctttatatgtGACAGTAATCTACACACATCCCTTGTCATACAGacataatttgttcctgaaaaccgTTCATATACCAAGAGCGCAAACCAGGAGgtcctttcccattattttaaatggggaaaaaattatgTGTTCCTGGACTTTACAGACGTGctcaaatatttccacaaacactaaaaaagtctcaaaaaatagtTATCAAAAATTTGGAAGATAACATACTAAAACTGAACAAGTAGGAAATTAACATGAAATTTCTCCCGTAATTTGCAAAAttacaatgcaaaattaagaagaggttatcatatgggacaagtggttcagaaaatgtgtgtgtgtatgtgtgttatcATATGTTGTTGAAAAGTCTGTGCCTCAGTAGGGAGAAGTCTGCCTCAAACACCTGAAAAAGACCATAGTACAGGGAGCAGTCGCTCTATACACTGAAAACGGGTACAACTTTTGTTGCAAACCAGGAGTGCTTATACTGGGGTATACCTGTACTTGCTCTGCTGAGGCCACAAGTCTTAAGTCAGTAATGTTAATGTACTGGTATATCTTAAGAAATGAGAGGTTTATACAAGTATAAggacattaattaattaaacacaCAGCCATATGTGAATCTTGCTGCATGATGGTaaacaacaaaattacacacacacacacacacacacacacacacacacacactgtctgaaaccgcttgtcccaaccggggttgtggcaaactggagcctaacccagcaacacagaaagcaaggctggaaggggagaggacacacccaggacaggacgccagtccatcgcaaggcaccccaagcaggactcgaaccccagacctattggagagcgggacctggtcaaacccactgcgtcaccacacccccattacagaattaaaaattgttaaatatgTCCTTGAAAAATAGAGCCATGATACTGGGATTAATTTTTCACAACAAGAagttaattttataaaaatagattGGAAACTACAGGTGGAAtgtttgtaaattatttttttgttttctttttacaggAATCAGTTTGTGTGTTAAACACATATGGGTTACTCCCACTGTCATTCCTATAAAGCAAAACAATATACATCACCAATACAGATAAATGGGTACAAAAATGCAGACCCTGTGTAAGTTGTTCTCGTCATCCAGAGTCTCTGAAGACTCTGGGACTCCCTGCCGAGAAACGGGCCTTCTTGTGGTAAGGGgctgcacacactctctgagcCACGCTGTCGGACACTACGAGACCACAGAACGCGGATTCCAGGAGCTACTTGTGTCATGCTGCAGCGCATTGACAAGAGTCTCTGGTGCACCACACTGGTTGGTGGTAAATTGATCTGGAGCTGGAAATGGTGCAGTTGCAGTTGTGCTGTAGAACTCCTCAACGGCACACTAAAAGGTGTACATTTTGTTCACAGCATGTATTTGTATTCgttatttattttactatgTGTTTATGTCATCCTGAAATCTGCACTGTGTACTAACTATGGCCAGGGTCCTTGGGAAATTGTCAGTGAAATAATGCATTCAAAGGTGCACAATTACTGCTGTAGTTAACATTACTCATATAGCACAACAGGGCAGTTTCCGTTCAGTAATTACTCTCTAATACTGTATGGCTTTTTAGTCTTAGAGCTGTACGGCTGTCTTCCTGCAATCATCAGCTCTTCCATTGTTATGATACACAGTACCCTTAGCAaagcgtgggtttcctcccaacaGTCCAAACATGTATTTCATGGTGAATGACGACTGTACATTtccacttgtgtgtttgtgtgttggatgaaggtgtcagctaccTGTTAatcattggaaatcactttgaagggaaatgaataaatgaaaatgtcttgTACAGCTAAGGGGgcgaggtggtgcagcgggttggaccgggtcctgctctccggtgggtctggggttcgggccccacttggggtgccttgcgacggactggagccccatcctgggtgcgtccccttacgccctgagttgctgggttaggctctggttccccgcgaccccgtatgggacaagtggttcagaaagtgtgtgtgtgtgtgtcttgtacaGCTCACTCTTAAGAAATCCCTCATAATTCAATGTACGGGTATTAACTCAAACTCAGATTCTGAAGAGCATATTTCAGGGTGTAGTAGTTGTATTTAagcaattttttccaaaaaaatattcAACACAGATTATTGTACATCCACATTGCACATTCTCATGGggtaaaaactgtacaaaatattatacattccatgtatgtatttatgccAGCTGATATTGTTTCTGAGTAGTCTGGTTTCtcaaatatttatacttttctcACCTACTGcaattttttcccatttacatcATTTATATAACAACAAAGACCCATGGATTTTTCTGGATAGTTTCTTAGGGGGCTGTATTTTAAGGTATTCACTAAGCGACCAAGAAGAAAGTTTTAATTGAATATGCTGAAATGCTGAATATGCTGCTGGGTGTTCTATGCAGTTTGGCTGTGTGCATGTATTAATAAACCAGAGAAAAACTGTCAGGAAAGaccttttgtcattttctcGAGCATGATGCCATTCAATGAATTCTCCAAGTGGCTGCAAATTCACATGATTGGAGAATTAAAGTGGATTTCCAGGCCAGGGCTCCTTATATATTCTCGACCATGCCATGCCCGATCCGATCGTGatcttgctttgaaaataatgctgtcgaatttttaaatatataatattactgTTCTACACTTTAAAAAGTCTATTTTTTCTCCAGATTTATGCTCATTTTTCTACGAGACGATGGTCCAAAAAACGGTTCAGAACCTAAGCATAACAGCCTGTTTccaatatattttgaaaaaaatggttCCTTACTTACTTCTTCCGGGAAAACTCAAAACGCAGCGAGAAAGGCGACGTAATAgtttctccatggcaacaaaacAAATGTCGTGTATGGTATAACCACTCAGAGCCGGATCGACCCTCCCAGAACCAACCAGAGAAGTCGACGTATCAGGTTTCGAGCCGCTGCAGCTGCAgccgccgccgtcgccgccgcGCAGCCCTGCAGCCCCTCCAAATATGGACATGGAAGTAGCTGCAACTTGAGCCACGGAATACAGAAAGGCTCTGACGTCATGCTCCTCAGCCGTCCTGCCTACTTTCGAAGAGCAGAAATGCAACATGGAGGATATTCCTTCGTTCCGTTAAGAGTGTATCGATAATGCACATTCTTATTCtcataatactgtatgtgtgtgtgtgtgtgtgtgtgtgtgtgtgtgtgtgtgtctgcgcgtgtatgtataatagagagagagcgcgcgagAGAGTGTGTGGTTTCCATTTGACGTGTACGTGTTGCGCAGATGCGGAAAAATACCCTTACTAAGTTGTGTGTGACGAGCGCGGGCCGTGCGGTTCAtcatgtgtgctgtgtgctgttAAGTACAGTACAAGGCTGTAGTGGTGTGACATGTTACTGGAAGGTGCAAAATCTTTTTAACGACAAGTCATCTTGAGAGAAATGTTAAGGATTGCGGAACGTCGGCAGGCCGATCTGCACAAACCCATGCAACAATGAATGCGGAGACAACGTCTGCGCGCTGCACTTCCCAgcaattgtttaaaatgaagacaaaaataacTGTTCGCTAAATTATACATCAAGCATTTCCATGGATGCTTCATGCAtaactttaaatgtattttaatatatctAATAAATATTGGCAGTTGTGGTTCTAGAACTTTATCATGTCGTATGAGACGTATAAATTACATGCTGGCGAATAACctagagtaaaaatgactacTGAAGCATCAGTTGAGATGTTTAATGTATTAACCATTCAATGATTATCaatgttattttttgcatttgacaAGTCAAAATTTGAAAaggtataaaaaataaactatgtgaaaatacatataaataaattatgtagCACATTACATGTTTTCATGGAAAACTTCAAAACCTTTAACATAATATATCACACGTTGAACAATGCAACTGAGGTATGCcaagacagaaaatgtcaatattttgctaaattatattcagttttttgtatTAAGATAAATTTGCTATGTACAAACAAAGGAGTGCTTTCTCGTCACCATACGGTATACATTAAAAGACCTAGCACTACAAAACAAAAGATACTGTTTTCAATATTATGGCACCTGTCTGCATGCTTTTTGTAACAGATTATGGGTAGCGTGTATCTTATGACAATACTCATGCTCTTAGCTATAGCAATGTTTCTGGAAGAAGTTAATGGTGATTTAGTCAAGTGGAAAATGGACACAAACCTGCTGCTCAAAGGTGTGGATCATAACACATAGCAGACACAAAACTGCATTGCATGAGATCCTGTAATTTGCAAGATCCTGCAGACTGGATCAAGACTTAACACATAGTCCAACTAATTTTTTCTAATGGCATCAGAACTACAAGGCCAAAAGTGTGGGAGAATTCAGTACATCTAAAGCTAAATCTACCCTGCTCGCTCCACCTGTATGAGTTTCCTCACCGTCAGCTAACGGATCAAATTCTGGATAGGTGAATGAAAACGATGACAGGTACGAGCTGCAGCTGGGAGTGGTGGTCACGATGGGGGTGCTCAAGGGCTCCAGGTCACCGGACACAGATTTGTAGAGGGTCTCCCAGTCGGGCACCCCAAGGGAACCGCTCAGGTCAATGTCTGGGACCGAATGTGCAGTGTCCGTGGAGGTTTTGTCCATGCCAGACAGTATGTTGTCCAGAGGCTCCTCCTTCAAGCCCAAGGTGGGCTCAAAGTCACCCATGTTTTCTTCGGCACTGGAGCACAGCAGGATGTTTGAGTTCCCGGAGATGGCTGTGGTCGGGAAGCCAGGGCTGTCCGGATCCTGCGGCGAAGGAGCCTCGGACACACCGCTCTCTTGGAGCTTTGGAGTTTCCGGCGATGAATGGGGGGATCTGACGGGCTCTTGAAAAATTTCCTCCGGGTCATCCACGATTTTACATGCCGGCTTATGTGCAGCCAGTATGAGCTCCAACTGCTCCTTCTCTCTAAGAAGGCTGGCTATTTCAGTCTGCAGCCCCGACTTCTCGTTTTCCAGCTTATCGGTCTCCTTAAAAAACCCAGTGGAAGACAGATGAGTCTTGATCTTAAACCTGTGCACATCAGCATCACTCCTGTAGTATCTAATTTGAGACGGAAACTGTGATTTACTTACAGCTTGCAGAGTGTCTGTCAGTTCCC
Protein-coding sequences here:
- the LOC108936694 gene encoding proto-oncogene c-Fos-like, translated to MRARCWMQLTGEIMFPNFSSDLDSSSSHCNTASSAGDTLPFLQQPPADAVPGECALPKEDKQELCSEMDVTRTLTTIAITPEMQWMVEPTTLAPLSASRGRAGRHRALCSVKATPEGGVSKGQTTSRRGKNEQLSPEDEEKKRIRRERNKIAAAKCRNRRRELTDTLQAETDKLENEKSGLQTEIASLLREKEQLELILAAHKPACKIVDDPEEIFQEPVRSPHSSPETPKLQESGVSEAPSPQDPDSPGFPTTAISGNSNILLCSSAEENMGDFEPTLGLKEEPLDNILSGMDKTSTDTAHSVPDIDLSGSLGVPDWETLYKSVSGDLEPLSTPIVTTTPSCSSYLSSFSFTYPEFDPLADGEETHTGGASRVDLALDVLNSPTLLAL